The following are from one region of the Zonotrichia albicollis isolate bZonAlb1 chromosome 15, bZonAlb1.hap1, whole genome shotgun sequence genome:
- the LEAP2 gene encoding liver-expressed antimicrobial peptide 2 → MHWWKVMAALLLCSLLLSQSHGVSLSPRQPQPQPRSARQRRMTPFWRGVSLRPIGASCRDNSECLTMLCRKNRCLLSTASA, encoded by the exons ATGCACTGGTGGAAAGTGATGGCAGCCCTtctgctctgctcactgctgctcAGCCAG AGCCACggcgtgtccctgtcccccaggcagccccagccccagccccgcagcGCCCGGCAGCGGCGCATGACGCCCTTCTGGAGAGGAGTGTCCCTGAGACCCATCGGGGCCTCGTGCAGGGACAACAGCGAGTGCCTCACCATGCTCTGCAG gaaaAACCGCTGCCTCCTCTCCACGGCCTCGGCGTGA
- the UQCRQ gene encoding cytochrome b-c1 complex subunit 8, protein MGKHFGNLARVRHVISYSLSPFEQQAFPNALSHGVPNVARRFASQVLKVVPPLALGYLIYSWGTQEFERLKRKNPADYECDR, encoded by the exons ATGGGGAAGCACTTCGGGAACCTGGCGCGGGTGCGCCATGTCATCTCCTACAGCCTGTCGCCCTTCGAGCAGCAAGCCTTCCCCAACGCCCTGTCCCACGGCGTCCCCAACGTGGCCCGCCGCTTCGCCTCCCAGGTGTTGAAGGTGGTGCCCC ccctggccctcgGTTACCTGATTTATTCCTGGGGGACGCAGGAGTTCGAGCGGCTCAAGAGGAAGAACCCGGCTGACTACGAGTGCGACCgctga
- the GDF9 gene encoding growth/differentiation factor 9, which produces MESTWRVCVCLYCCLSWLSAGAPGSPRSRGRGGSAVPRGFWGAPEAAAGPQLPRGAAPAPALLPPLLKVLRDRGPRGWHGEAPRLQPDSRALRYMKRLYRLSATRDGVPRAQRGRLYNTVRLLAPCWDCERSPAHPARGDTHSVDLLFSLDRVTALEHLLKSVLLYSFDTSVPISSSITCICHLSLKEHDFSSQVCPSISHSLAFSLHSDVRKRKWVEMDVTSFLRPLIAMSRRNVHMALNFTCLTGDPQGSTKLGKAMNVTLVPPSLLLYLNDTSEQAHHRGSSLGHGRKSSSPQVDAPRGDQGNPQGKRASRQRRNENPKAAPASSPHNLKQFAFPPHECELHNFRLSFSQLRWDRWIIAPHRYSPQFCRGDCPRALGQRYGSPVHTMVQTLIYERLDPAVPRPSCVPAAYSPLSVLTIEPDGSIAYKEYEDMIATKCTCR; this is translated from the exons ATGGAGAGCACTTGGAGGGTTTGCGTTTGTTTGTACTGCTGCTTGTCCTGGCTCTCTGCGGGCGCCCCGGGCTCGCCCCGCtcccggggccgggggggctctgcagtgccccgcgggttttggggggctcccgaGGCTGCTGcggggccgcagctgccccgaggggcggccccagccccggccctcCTGCCCCCGCTGCTCAAGGTGCTGCGCGACCGCGGCCCCCGCGGCTGGCACGGCGAGGCGCCGCGGCTGCAGCCGGACTCGCGGGCCCTGCGGTACATGAAGAGGCTGTACCGGCTCTCTGCCACCAGGGACGGCGTGCCCCGGGCGCAGCGAGGCCGCCTCTACAACACGGTGCGGCTCTTGGCGCCGTGCTGGGACTGCGAGCGCAGCCCCGCGCACCCGGCCAGAG GAGATACTCACTCGGTGGATTTACTCTTCAGCTTGGATCGTGTTACTGCTCTGGAGCACTTACTCAAGTCTGTCTTGCTTTATTCCTTTGACACATCTGTTCCCATTTCCTCTTCCATTACCTGCATATGCCATTTATCCCTCAAGGAACATGATTTTTCCAGCCAAGTTTGTCCCAGCATTTCCCACTCTTTAGCTTTTAGCCTGCACTCTGACGTTAGGAAACGCAAATGGGTGGAGATGGATGTGACTTCTTTCCTGCGGCCTCTGATTGCTATGAGCAGGAGGAACGTGCACATGGCTCTGAACTTCACTTGTCTGACGGGTGACCCACAAGGGAGCACGAAGCTGGGAAAGGCTATGAATGTGACACTGGttcccccttccctcctgctctaTCTGAACGACACCAGCGAGCAAGCTCATCACCGGGGGAGCTCACTGGGGCAcgggaggaaaagcagcagcccGCAGGTGGATGCTCCAAGGGGTGACCAAGGCAATCCCCAGGGTAAAAGGGCCTCTCGGCAGCGAAGGAACGAGAATCCCAAAGCGGCGCCAGCCTCCTCGCCCCACAACCTGAAGCAGTTCGCGTTCCCTCCGCACGAGTGCGAGCTGCACAACTTCCGCCTGAGCTTCAGCCAGCTGCGCTGGGACCGCTGGATCATCGCCCCGCACCGCTACAGCCCGCAGTTCTGCCGCGGGGACTGCCCCCGCGCCCTGGGCCAGCGCTACGGCTCCCCGGTGCACACCATGGTGCAGACCCTCATCTACGAGCGCCTGGACCCCGCCGTGCCGCGGCCCTCGTGCGTGCCCGCCGCCTACAGCCCGCTCAGCGTGCTCACCATCGAGCCCGACGGCTCCATCGCCTACAAGGAGTACGAGGACATGATCGCCACCAAGTGCACCTGCCGCTAG
- the C1QTNF2 gene encoding complement C1q tumor necrosis factor-related protein 2: protein MATDTELEKSKFDKKYWSELENSVSQVLGIASHQSKQLPHPARTSQIISHFPASFDTSHASGALRLLIPSAPTGCAMISAVLLLWTVPCVANHILGGFAKRQLQDGAQLACSLPGPPGPPGPPGLPGTPGTVGRMGFPGKDGKDGQDGDKGEHGDEGPQGRTGNPGKPGPKGKAGAIGKAGPRGPKGLKGSPGKSGAPGKKGPKGSRGEAGPPGPCSCGAGRARSAFSVAVSTSYPRERLPIKFDRILMNEGGHYNASSGKFICSIPGIYYFTYDITLANKHLAIGLVHNGQYRIKTFDANTGNHDVASGSTILALKEEDEVWLQIFYSEQNGLFYDPYWTDSLFTGFLIYPDQDYLNEV from the exons ATGGCCACAGACACAGAGCTGGAGAAGAGTAAGTTTGATAAAAAATATTGGTCTGAGCTAGAAAACTCCGTGAGCCAAGTCCTTGGAATCGCATCACACCAAAGCAAACAGCTCCCCCACCCTGCCAGGACAAGCCAGATAATCTCCCATTTTCCTGCAAGTTTCGACACCAGCCATGCCAGCGGTGCCCTCAGGCTGCTGATCCCGTCTGCTCCCACAGGCTGTGCCATGATCtcggctgtgctgctcctctggacCGTGCCCTGCGTGGCAAACCACATCCTGGGGGGCTTTGCCAAGCGGCAGCTGCAGGACGGTGCCCAGCTGGCCTGCAGCCTGCCCGGGCCCCCCGGGCCCCCCGGGCCGCCCGGCCTGCCCGGCACCCCCGGCACCGTGGGCAGGATGGGCTTCCCGGGCAAGGACGGCAAGGACGGCCAGGACGGCGACAAGGGCGAGCACGGCGATGAAG GTCCCCAGGGCAGAACAGGAAACCCTGGCAAGCCAGGCCCGAAGGGGAAAGCAGGAGCCATTGGCAAGGCCGGGCCCCGCGGGCCCAAGGGTTTGAAGGGCAGTCCCGGGAAAAGCGGGGCCCCGGGCAAGAAGGGGCCTAAGGGGAGCCGGGGCGAGGCCGGGCCGCCGGGGCCCTGCAGCTGCGGGGCCGGCAGGGCCAGGTCTGCCTTCTCGGTGGCCGTGTCCACCAGCTACCCCCGCGAGAGGCTGCCCATCAAGTTCGACAGGATCCTGATGAACGAGGGAGGGCACTACAATGCTTCCAGCGGCAAGTTCATCTGCAGCATCCCGGGGATTTACTACTTCACCTACGACATCACCTTGGCCAACAAGCACCTGGCCATCGGCCTGGTGCACAACGGGCAGTACCGCATCAAGACTTTCGATGCCAACACCGGCAACCACGACGTGGCCTCTGGATCCACCATCCTGGCGCtgaaggaggaggatgaggtgTGGCTGCAAATCTTTTACTCAGAGCAAAATGGGCTCTTCTATGATCCCTACTGGACAGACAGCTTGTTTACTGGATTCTTGATTTATCCTGACCAAGATTATCTCAATGAAGTGTAG
- the FABP6 gene encoding gastrotropin has protein sequence MAFSGKYEFESDDNYDAFVQKIGLPSDKAEMGKNCKIVTEVVQNGNDFTWTQHFPGGRTTTNTFTVGKEADMETMGGKKFKATVKMEDGKLVADFPNYRHTSEICGGKLVETSTSSGVVYKRTSKKIA, from the exons ATGGCATTCTCAGGCAAATACGAGTTCGAGAGCGACGACAACTACGATGCCTTCGTGCAGAAGATTG GTCTCCCCAGCGACAAGGCTGAAATGGGAAAGAACTGCAAGATTGTGACAGAGGTGGTGCAGAATGGGAATGACTTCACGTGGACACAGCACTTCCCAGGAGGCCGCACCACCACCAACACCTTCACCGTGGGCAAGGAGGCAGACATGGAGACCATGGGAGGGAAGAAGTTCAAG GCAACTGTCAAAATGGAAGATGGAAAACTTGTAGCTGATTTCCCCAACTACCGCCACACCTCAGAGATCTGTGGGGGGAAGCTGGTGGAG ACTTCAACTTCTTCTGGTGTAGTCTACAAGAGGACCAGCAAAAAGATTGCCTAA